In Actinoplanes derwentensis, the following proteins share a genomic window:
- a CDS encoding PPOX class F420-dependent oxidoreductase encodes MTGVAIPEDFRDLLERPLFADLATVREDGSPQVNPMWYAWDGEFIKFTHTNFRRKFKNITANPNVAISIIDPENPYRYLEVRGVVERIDSDPTGAFYVELAKRYNAPFGTDAPPDSPDRVVLLVRPTAVSKH; translated from the coding sequence ATGACCGGCGTGGCTATTCCTGAGGACTTTCGTGATCTGCTGGAGCGGCCGCTCTTCGCTGACCTCGCCACGGTTCGGGAGGATGGGTCGCCTCAGGTGAATCCGATGTGGTACGCCTGGGACGGGGAGTTCATCAAGTTCACGCACACCAACTTCCGGCGCAAGTTCAAGAACATCACGGCCAACCCGAACGTCGCGATCTCGATCATCGATCCGGAGAACCCGTACCGGTATCTGGAGGTTCGGGGCGTGGTCGAGCGGATCGACTCGGACCCGACCGGGGCGTTCTACGTCGAGCTGGCCAAACGGTACAACGCCCCGTTCGGCACCGATGCGCCGCCGGACTCCCCGGACCGGGTGGTGCTGC
- a CDS encoding AAA family ATPase — MDKPADVFDRDEEWEELVRYVAAPTKAATLGVVSGRRRQGKTYLLDALTRAAGGFMFTATESSESDALRQYSDAIGRHQNLPTSPRFDNWDEAITWTMSLAATGPVPVVIDEFPFLARSSPQLPSIIQRALDPAAQRQNTPVRLLLCGSALSFMGGLLSGTAPLRGRAGLELVVPTLDYRQAARFWQIDDPQTALRVNAIVGGTPAYRHEFVQEDTPGSPDDFDSWVIRAVLNPARPLFREARYILAEEPDLRDPALYHSVLAAIAEGHTQRGAIAGYLGRQASDLGHALRVLEDVGMVAREEDAFRSNRSAYRVAEPLVTFYHAVMRPVWGDLERPGRARRVWPRIQQSFTSKVMGPHFESVCRSWTRWEASPDVLGGVPNRVAAGTVADPARRSSREVDVAAFGRDGDGREVLLAIGEAKWGDIVGLGHLQRLSETRDLIRARGAIQADQCRLILFSGSGFTDDLRRQAQSDPQIYLVDAADLYR; from the coding sequence ATGGACAAGCCTGCGGACGTGTTCGACCGTGACGAGGAATGGGAAGAGCTCGTCCGCTACGTGGCCGCCCCCACCAAAGCGGCGACCCTCGGTGTCGTCTCCGGTCGGCGACGTCAAGGAAAGACTTATCTGCTGGACGCCCTGACTCGGGCTGCCGGCGGGTTCATGTTCACCGCCACCGAGTCATCGGAGAGCGACGCACTACGCCAGTACAGCGATGCCATCGGCCGCCACCAGAACCTTCCGACCTCGCCACGGTTCGATAACTGGGACGAGGCGATCACCTGGACGATGTCGCTGGCTGCGACTGGTCCGGTGCCGGTGGTCATCGATGAGTTCCCGTTTCTTGCCCGGTCAAGTCCACAGTTGCCCTCGATAATCCAGCGAGCCCTGGATCCTGCCGCCCAGCGGCAGAACACCCCGGTGCGACTGCTGTTGTGCGGATCGGCGCTGTCGTTCATGGGCGGCCTGCTGTCCGGTACCGCTCCGTTGCGAGGGCGGGCCGGTCTCGAACTGGTGGTGCCCACGCTCGACTACCGGCAGGCGGCCCGGTTCTGGCAGATCGATGATCCGCAGACGGCTCTGCGGGTCAACGCGATCGTCGGTGGGACTCCCGCGTACCGACACGAATTCGTTCAGGAGGACACGCCGGGGAGCCCGGACGACTTCGACTCCTGGGTGATCCGTGCCGTCCTCAACCCGGCCCGGCCCCTGTTCCGTGAGGCCCGGTACATCCTGGCGGAGGAACCCGATCTGCGGGACCCGGCGCTCTATCATTCCGTGCTCGCCGCGATCGCCGAAGGGCACACCCAGCGCGGGGCGATCGCCGGATACCTGGGCAGGCAGGCCTCCGATCTCGGGCACGCTCTGCGGGTTCTCGAAGACGTCGGCATGGTTGCTCGGGAAGAGGACGCCTTCCGGTCCAATCGCAGCGCCTACCGGGTGGCCGAACCGCTGGTGACCTTCTACCACGCGGTCATGCGGCCGGTCTGGGGAGATCTCGAACGTCCCGGCCGGGCCCGGCGGGTCTGGCCGCGTATCCAGCAGAGCTTCACCAGCAAGGTGATGGGCCCGCATTTCGAATCGGTCTGCAGGTCCTGGACACGCTGGGAGGCGTCTCCGGACGTGCTGGGCGGGGTGCCGAACCGTGTCGCTGCCGGGACGGTGGCCGACCCGGCCCGGCGAAGCAGCAGAGAGGTCGACGTCGCCGCGTTCGGCCGCGACGGTGACGGGCGTGAGGTGCTGCTGGCCATCGGCGAGGCGAAATGGGGAGACATCGTTGGACTCGGGCATCTCCAGCGCCTGTCGGAGACCCGTGACCTGATCCGGGCCCGCGGGGCGATCCAGGCCGACCAGTGCCGGCTGATCCTGTTCAGCGGCAGCGGATTCACCGACGACCTACGACGCCAGGCACAGTCAGACCCGCAGATCTACTTGGTCGATGCCGCCGACCTGTACCGGTGA